Proteins from a single region of Amblyomma americanum isolate KBUSLIRL-KWMA chromosome 10, ASM5285725v1, whole genome shotgun sequence:
- the LOC144107639 gene encoding uncharacterized protein LOC144107639, giving the protein MFEIIDGTTEDTTADRVDDFQRVASGGSFLVTEDIVEEDVPPGKIWDLAVEDVRPGEYLTLLVELTWTWPGAHLTSGMDSGQEIGVSKHDAGLEVDFGNQTVITEADVVEGNLDPLSSSDRHITTLSLPRTFSSLGQDGSLNWHTDLTAQVANSEGLKFERGASVLRTSACDDSSRYHHESLNDHKGHKGRHNGSYRDDANC; this is encoded by the exons ATGTTCGAGATCATCGACGGCACCACCGAAGACACCACCGCCGATAGAGTGGACGATTTCCAGAGGGTGGCGTCCGGAGGGTCCTTCCTGGTCACGGAAGATATTGTGGAAGAGGACGTGCCTCCGGGAAAAATCTGGGACCTGGCCGTGGAGGATGTGCGCCCGGGAGAGTACCTCACGCTCCTGGTGGAGCTCACGTGGACGTGGCCAGGAGCTCATCTGACTTCTGGAATGG ATTCCGGCCAGGAGATTGGAGTGTCAAAACATGACGCTGGCCTCGAAGTCGACTTTGGAAACCAGACTGTGATCACGGAAGCCGATGTGGTCGAAGGCAACCTGGACCCACTGTCATCAAGTGACCGGCACATCACCACTTTGTCACTTCCCCGCACCTTCTCCTCGCTTGGGCAAGATGGCTCATTGAACTGGCACACTGACCTGACAGCTCAAGTAGCCAACAGCGAAGGGCTGAAGTTCGAACGTGGTGCGAGTGTCTTACGTACCTCCGCCTGTGACGACTCCAGTCGCTACCACCACGAAAGCCTCAACGACCACAAAGGCCACAAAGGTCGCCACAACGGAAGCTATCGCGACGACGCGAATTGTTGA
- the LOC144108091 gene encoding calcium-activated chloride channel regulator family member 3-like encodes MTWPKRRSARALSSSAFYRSDVPEEPHGDKPFTEQVHLCGQPGNFIHLTPRFLATVNQPAAYVFVHEWAHFRYGVFDEYGSLNDSRHPFTYCRNEKRRIGSI; translated from the exons ATGACGTGGCCGAAGAGAAGGAGCGCACGGGCACTTTCGTCGAGCGCCTTCTACAGGAGCGACGTGCCCGAGGAGCCGCACGGAGACAAGCCGTTCACAGAACAGGTGCATCTGTGTGGCCAGCCGGGAAACTTCATCCACCTCACTCCCAGATTTCTGGCCACAGTTAACCAGCCTGCGG CGTACGTGTTCGTGCACGAGTGGGCCCACTTCAGGTACGGCGTGTTCGACGAGTATGGCAGCCTCAACGACAGCAGGCACCCCTTCACCTACTGCCGCAATGAAAAG CGCCGTATTGGAAGCATATAG